One genomic segment of Mangifera indica cultivar Alphonso chromosome 6, CATAS_Mindica_2.1, whole genome shotgun sequence includes these proteins:
- the LOC123217994 gene encoding pleiotropic drug resistance protein 1-like isoform X2: protein MERQDRHSLQATKSNGLSIWRDNGSMAVAAAFSNSFREKESDDEEALKWAALERLPTYSRLKKGLLMGTADGGSLEVDVSKLEARERKNLVDRLVRHTEEDNEKFLLKLRNRLDRVGIEIPTLEVRFENLNVDAEAHVGRRALPTYFNFFINNAEGFLNYLHLLPSRKKHLRILQDVTGIIKPCRMTLLLGPPTSGKTTLLLALAGKLDPDLKLSGNITYNGHEMNEFVPQRSAAYISQHDLHIPEMTVRETLSFSARCQGVGSRYDMLAELARREKAANIKPDPDLDVFMKAASTEGMKTNVVTDYIIKVLGLEICADTMVGDDMLRGISGGQRKRLTTGEMLVGPAKVLLMDEISTGLDSSTTFQIVNSLKQYVHILKGTALISLLQPAPETYDLFDDIILLSDGQIVYQGPREQVLAFFESMGFKCPERKGVADFLQEVTSRKDQQQYWACNDEPYSFVTVKEFSEAFQSFHLGKKLKTELETPLDKSKSHPSVLPTKKYGVKRRELLKACFAREILLMKRNAFVHILNLIQLIVTALIGSTIFLRTEMMRSNLIDGGIYMGALFFDVVAVTFNGLAELAMTIFKLPVFYKQKNLLFFPAWAYALPLWILKIPVTTIEVGVWVFITYYVMGLDPQIHRFFKQYLVLFFTNQMASALFRLAAALARDLIAATTFGSFILLILFANSGFVLSRDAIKKWWIWGYWISPMMYGQNAVAVNEFLGESWSHKQFPNSTETLGVAVLKSKGFFSDAYWYWIGVGALIGFTLLFNLGNIVALTYLNALHKPQAVKSVNQSTEDDDRNKETIQTNADRGNDIGRRITLVESLFMRPETAVMITHERRRGMILPFEQQCITFEDITYSIGVPKEMKDQGLADEKLVLLKSVSGAFRPGVLTALMGVSGAGKTTLMDVLAGRKTGGYIEGKITISGYPKKQETFARISGYCEQNDIHSPHVTVYESLLYSAWLRLPPEVNSEARKMFIDEIMELIELTPLKGALVGLPGVNGLSTEQRKRLTIAVELVANPSIIFMDEPTSGLDARAAAIVMRTVRKTVDTGRTVVCTIHQPSIDIFEGFDELFLLKPGGQEIYVGPLGHHSCHLIKYFQGINGVSKIKPGYNPAAWMLDITSPGHEVALGIDFADLYKKSDLYKRNKELIKKLSTPAPGSKDLSFRTRYSKSFFSQLKVCLWKQHFSYWRNPQYTAVRFFVTIIISLMFGTMYWDLGAKRAKQQDLLNSMGSMYSAVLFLGILNSNSVQPVVTIERTVFYRERAAGMYSAMPYALAQVLIELPYAFQQALTYGVIVYTMMGFELTLIKFFWYLFYMYFTLLYFTFYGMMAVAMTPNYHIAGISSSAFYGVWNLFAGFVIPLKKIPSWWSWYYWACPVSWTLYGMLTSQYGDVKDRLDIGITVEEFLSDYFGFRHDFLGVVACAVIGFTLLFASVFAISIKLLNFQRR from the exons ATGGAACGTCAAGATCGTCACAGTTTACAGGCGACCAAGTCGAATGGCCTTTCGATATGGAGGGACAATGGCAGCATGGCGGTGGCGGCTGCTTTCTCAAACTCGTTTAGAGAAAAGGAAAGTGACGATGAAGAGGCACTTAAATGGGCTGCACTTGAGAGGCTTCCGACTTACAGTCGTTTAAAGAAAGGTTTATTGATGGGCACGGCGGACGGCGGCAGTTTAGAGGTTGATGTGAGTAAACTTGAAGCTCGAGAGAGGAAGAATCTGGTTGACAGATTGGTGAGACACACTGAAGAAGACAACGAGAAGTTCTTATTGAAGCTCAGGAACCGCTTGGATAG GGTTGGAATCGAAATTCCCACGCTTGAAGTCaggtttgaaaatctaaatgttGATGCAGAAGCTCATGTAGGAAGAAGAGCTTTGCCAACTTACTTCAACTTCTTCATTAACAATGCAGAG GGTTTCTTGAACTATCTCCATTTACTTCCCAGTAGAAAAAAGCACCTGCGCATTCTTCAGGATGTCACTGGAATCATCAAGCCTTGCAG AATGACACTGCTTTTAGGTCCTCCAACTTCTGGAAAAACCACTCTCCTGTTGGCATTGGCTGGAAAACTGGACCCAGATTTGAAG CTCTCAGGGAATATCACTTACAATGGCCATGAAATGAATGAGTTTGTGCCTCAAAGAAGTGCAGCATATATTAGTCAACATGATCTTCATATCCCAGAAATGACAGTGAGAGAAACCTTGTCCTTCTCTGCAAGATGCCAAGGGGTTGGCTCTCGCTACG ATATGTTAGCGGAGTTAGCTAGAAGGGAAAAAGCAGCAAACATAAAGCCAGATCCTGATCTTGATGTCTTCATGAAG GCGGCATCAACAGAGGGAATGAAGACAAATGTGGTCACAGATTACATTATAAAG GTTTTAGGACTGGAAATTTGTGCAGATACAATGGTTGGGGATGACATGCTAAGAGGGATTTCTGGTGGACAAAGGAAGCGACTTACCACTG GTGAGATGCTTGTTGGACCAGCAAAGGTATTGCTCATGGACGAGATATCTACTGGTTTAGATAGCTCAACAACTTTCCAAATTGTGAATTCACTCAAGCAGTATGTTCACATTCTCAAAGGAACTGCTCTCATTTCTCTCCTGCAACCAGCACCAGAGACATATGATCTTTTCGATGACATTATTCTACTTTCGGATGGCCAGATTGTTTACCAGGGTCCCCGTGAACAAGTGCTAGCATTTTTTGAATCCATGGGTTTCAAGTGCCCCGAGAGAAAGGGTGTGGCTGACTTCTTGCAAGAA GTAACATCAAGAAAAGATCAGCAACAGTATTGGGCATGTAATGATGAACCTTATAGTTTTGTCACAGTCAAGGAGTTTTCTGAGGCATTTCAATCATTCCACTTAGGGAAGAAACTAAAAACTGAGCTTGAAACTCCACTTGACAAGAGCAAAAGCCACCCATCAGTTTTACCAACTAAGAAATATGGTGTTAAAAGGAGAGAGCTACTGAAAGCTTGCTTCGCAAGAGAAATATTGTTGATGAAAAGGAATGCATTTGTCCACATCCTCAACCTCATTCAG CTTATAGTGACAGCGCTGATTGGCTCAACAATCTTCCTACGGACAGAGATGATGCGTAGCAATTTAATTGATGGAGGAATTTATATGGGGGCTTTATTCTTCGATGTAGTTGCGGTTACTTTTAACGGATTGGCAGAACTTGCCATGACAATTTTTAAGCTTCCTGTCTTCTACAAACAAAAGAACCTACTATTTTTTCCAGCATGGGCATATGCTCTTCCATTATGGATTCTCAAGATACCAGTCACAACCATAGAAGTTGGAGTTTGGGTATTTATCACTTATTATGTCATGGGATTGGATCCTCAAATTCATAG GTTTTTCAAGCAGTACCTTGTGCTCTTTTTCACTAACCAAATGGCCTCTGCATTATTTCGACTGGCTGCAGCATTGGCTAGAGACTTGATTGCTGCTACTACATTTGGATCATTTATACTGCTAATACTTTTTGCAAATTCTGGCTTTGTTCTATCAAGAG ATGCCATAAAGAAATGGTGGATTTGGGGTTACTGGATATCGCCTATGATGTATGGACAGAATGCAGTTGCTGTGAATGAATTTCTTGGGGAGAGCTGGAGTCAT aaGCAATTTCCAAATTCCACGGAAACACTTGGGGTTGCAGTATTAAAATCCAAGGGCTTCTTCTCAGATGCCTACTGGTACTGGATAGGAGTAGGTGCATTAATTGGCTTCACATTACTATTCAATTTGGGAAATATAGTGGCTCTCACTTATCTGAACG CACTTCATAAACCTCAGGCTGTTAAATCAGTTAACCAAAGCACTGAAGATGATGACAGAAACAAAGAAACAATTCAAACCAATGCAG ATAGAGGAAATGATATTGGTAGAAGAATAACCTTAGTGGAGTCATTATTCATGAGGCCAGAAACTGCTGTTATGATCACTCATGAAAGGAGAAGAGGGATGATCCTTCCATTTGAACAACAATGCATTACCTTTGAAGATATTACATACTCAATAGGCGTGCCAAAG GAAATGAAAGACCAAGGTCTCGCCGATGAAAAATTGGTGCTACTGAAAAGTGTGAGTGGTGCTTTCAGACCTGGTGTTCTTACAGCTTTAATGGGGGTAAGTGGTGCTGGTAAAACCACTCTGATGGATGTGCTGGCTGGAAGGAAGACTGGTGGATATATAGAAggaaaaatcacaatttcagGGTATCCAAAGAAGCAGGAAACATTTGCTCGAATCTCAGGATATTGTGAGCAAAATGACATTCATTCTCCTCATGTTACTGTCTATGAATCCTTGCTCTACTCTGCATGGCTACGATTACCCCCAGAAGTGAACTCTGAAGCTAGGAAG ATGTTCATTGATGAAATCATGGAACTTATTGAACTAACCCCATTGAAAGGAGCTCTAGTTGGGTTGCCAGGTGTGAATGGTCTATCAACCGAGCAGCGTAAGAGATTAACTATAGCAGTTGAGTTGGTTGCAAACCCCTCCATTATATTCATGGATGAACCAACTTCGGGGCTAGATGCAAGAGCTGCTGCAATTGTCATGAGAACTGTTAGGAAAACAGTTGACACAGGAAGAACAGTTGTATGCACCATACATCAGCCTAGCATCGATATATTTGAAGGTTTTGATGAG TTGTTCCTATTAAAGCCAGGAGGGCAAGAGATTTACGTGGGGCCACTGGGTCACCATTCATGCCATCTGATCAAGTATTTTCAG GGAATCAATGGAGTCAGTAAAATTAAACCTGGTTACAATCCAGCTGCCTGGATGTTAGATATTACCTCTCCAGGACATGAAGTGGCTTTGGGGATTGATTTTGCTGATCTATACAAGAAATCAGACTTATACAA GAGAAATAAAGAGCTTATAAAAAAACTGAGCACACCTGCTCCGGGTTCAAAGGATCTCAGCTTTCGTACTCGCTATTCAAAGTCATTTTTCTCTCAGTTGAAGGTTTGCTTGTGGAAACAACATTTCTCATATTGGCGTAACCCACAGTACACTGCTGTAAGATTTTTTGTGACAATAATCATTTCCTTGATGTTTGGGACAATGTATTGGGATCTTGGCGCTAAGAG GGCAAAGCAGCAAGATTTGCTTAATTCAATGGGATCTATGTATTCTGCTGTTCTCTTCCTCGGTATTCTAAATTCTAATTCTGTGCAGCCAGTAGTGACCATTGAGCGAACAGTGTTTTACAGGGAAAGAGCTGCTGGCATGTATTCGGCCATGCCCTATGCATTAGCACAG GTCCTAATTGAGCTCCCATATGCTTTTCAACAAGCACTAACCTATGGTGTTATCGTTTACACAATGATGGGATTTGAACTCACTCTCATCAAATTCTTCTGGTATTTGTTCTACATGTACTTCACCTTATTGTACTTCACCTTCTATGGCATGATGGCAGTGGCTATGACACCAAACTACCACATTGCCGGTATCAGTTCATCAGCATTCTATGGAGTGTGGAACCTCTTCGCAGGATTTGTTATCCCTTTAAAG AAAATTCCTTCTTGGTGGAGCTGGTATTATTGGGCATGTCCAGTTTCCTGGACTCTGTATGGAATGCTTACATCACAATATGGAGATGTAAAGGACAGACTTGACATAGGTATAACAGTAGAAGAATTTTTGAGTGACTATTTTGGATTCAGGCATGATTTTCTGGGCGTCGTCGCATGTGCAGTTATTGGTTTTACCTTGCTTTTTGCATCAGTCTTTGCCATTTCCATTAAGCTGCTTAACTTCCAAAGAAGATAG
- the LOC123217994 gene encoding pleiotropic drug resistance protein 1-like isoform X1 produces the protein MERQDRHSLQATKSNGLSIWRDNGSMAVAAAFSNSFREKESDDEEALKWAALERLPTYSRLKKGLLMGTADGGSLEVDVSKLEARERKNLVDRLVRHTEEDNEKFLLKLRNRLDRVGIEIPTLEVRFENLNVDAEAHVGRRALPTYFNFFINNAEGFLNYLHLLPSRKKHLRILQDVTGIIKPCRMTLLLGPPTSGKTTLLLALAGKLDPDLKLSGNITYNGHEMNEFVPQRSAAYISQHDLHIPEMTVRETLSFSARCQGVGSRYDMLAELARREKAANIKPDPDLDVFMKAASTEGMKTNVVTDYIIKVLGLEICADTMVGDDMLRGISGGQRKRLTTGEMLVGPAKVLLMDEISTGLDSSTTFQIVNSLKQYVHILKGTALISLLQPAPETYDLFDDIILLSDGQIVYQGPREQVLAFFESMGFKCPERKGVADFLQEVTSRKDQQQYWACNDEPYSFVTVKEFSEAFQSFHLGKKLKTELETPLDKSKSHPSVLPTKKYGVKRRELLKACFAREILLMKRNAFVHILNLIQLIVTALIGSTIFLRTEMMRSNLIDGGIYMGALFFDVVAVTFNGLAELAMTIFKLPVFYKQKNLLFFPAWAYALPLWILKIPVTTIEVGVWVFITYYVMGLDPQIHRFFKQYLVLFFTNQMASALFRLAAALARDLIAATTFGSFILLILFANSGFVLSRDAIKKWWIWGYWISPMMYGQNAVAVNEFLGESWSHQFPNSTETLGVAVLKSKGFFSDAYWYWIGVGALIGFTLLFNLGNIVALTYLNALHKPQAVKSVNQSTEDDDRNKETIQTNADRGNDIGRRITLVESLFMRPETAVMITHERRRGMILPFEQQCITFEDITYSIGVPKEMKDQGLADEKLVLLKSVSGAFRPGVLTALMGVSGAGKTTLMDVLAGRKTGGYIEGKITISGYPKKQETFARISGYCEQNDIHSPHVTVYESLLYSAWLRLPPEVNSEARKMFIDEIMELIELTPLKGALVGLPGVNGLSTEQRKRLTIAVELVANPSIIFMDEPTSGLDARAAAIVMRTVRKTVDTGRTVVCTIHQPSIDIFEGFDELFLLKPGGQEIYVGPLGHHSCHLIKYFQGINGVSKIKPGYNPAAWMLDITSPGHEVALGIDFADLYKKSDLYKRNKELIKKLSTPAPGSKDLSFRTRYSKSFFSQLKVCLWKQHFSYWRNPQYTAVRFFVTIIISLMFGTMYWDLGAKRAKQQDLLNSMGSMYSAVLFLGILNSNSVQPVVTIERTVFYRERAAGMYSAMPYALAQVLIELPYAFQQALTYGVIVYTMMGFELTLIKFFWYLFYMYFTLLYFTFYGMMAVAMTPNYHIAGISSSAFYGVWNLFAGFVIPLKKIPSWWSWYYWACPVSWTLYGMLTSQYGDVKDRLDIGITVEEFLSDYFGFRHDFLGVVACAVIGFTLLFASVFAISIKLLNFQRR, from the exons ATGGAACGTCAAGATCGTCACAGTTTACAGGCGACCAAGTCGAATGGCCTTTCGATATGGAGGGACAATGGCAGCATGGCGGTGGCGGCTGCTTTCTCAAACTCGTTTAGAGAAAAGGAAAGTGACGATGAAGAGGCACTTAAATGGGCTGCACTTGAGAGGCTTCCGACTTACAGTCGTTTAAAGAAAGGTTTATTGATGGGCACGGCGGACGGCGGCAGTTTAGAGGTTGATGTGAGTAAACTTGAAGCTCGAGAGAGGAAGAATCTGGTTGACAGATTGGTGAGACACACTGAAGAAGACAACGAGAAGTTCTTATTGAAGCTCAGGAACCGCTTGGATAG GGTTGGAATCGAAATTCCCACGCTTGAAGTCaggtttgaaaatctaaatgttGATGCAGAAGCTCATGTAGGAAGAAGAGCTTTGCCAACTTACTTCAACTTCTTCATTAACAATGCAGAG GGTTTCTTGAACTATCTCCATTTACTTCCCAGTAGAAAAAAGCACCTGCGCATTCTTCAGGATGTCACTGGAATCATCAAGCCTTGCAG AATGACACTGCTTTTAGGTCCTCCAACTTCTGGAAAAACCACTCTCCTGTTGGCATTGGCTGGAAAACTGGACCCAGATTTGAAG CTCTCAGGGAATATCACTTACAATGGCCATGAAATGAATGAGTTTGTGCCTCAAAGAAGTGCAGCATATATTAGTCAACATGATCTTCATATCCCAGAAATGACAGTGAGAGAAACCTTGTCCTTCTCTGCAAGATGCCAAGGGGTTGGCTCTCGCTACG ATATGTTAGCGGAGTTAGCTAGAAGGGAAAAAGCAGCAAACATAAAGCCAGATCCTGATCTTGATGTCTTCATGAAG GCGGCATCAACAGAGGGAATGAAGACAAATGTGGTCACAGATTACATTATAAAG GTTTTAGGACTGGAAATTTGTGCAGATACAATGGTTGGGGATGACATGCTAAGAGGGATTTCTGGTGGACAAAGGAAGCGACTTACCACTG GTGAGATGCTTGTTGGACCAGCAAAGGTATTGCTCATGGACGAGATATCTACTGGTTTAGATAGCTCAACAACTTTCCAAATTGTGAATTCACTCAAGCAGTATGTTCACATTCTCAAAGGAACTGCTCTCATTTCTCTCCTGCAACCAGCACCAGAGACATATGATCTTTTCGATGACATTATTCTACTTTCGGATGGCCAGATTGTTTACCAGGGTCCCCGTGAACAAGTGCTAGCATTTTTTGAATCCATGGGTTTCAAGTGCCCCGAGAGAAAGGGTGTGGCTGACTTCTTGCAAGAA GTAACATCAAGAAAAGATCAGCAACAGTATTGGGCATGTAATGATGAACCTTATAGTTTTGTCACAGTCAAGGAGTTTTCTGAGGCATTTCAATCATTCCACTTAGGGAAGAAACTAAAAACTGAGCTTGAAACTCCACTTGACAAGAGCAAAAGCCACCCATCAGTTTTACCAACTAAGAAATATGGTGTTAAAAGGAGAGAGCTACTGAAAGCTTGCTTCGCAAGAGAAATATTGTTGATGAAAAGGAATGCATTTGTCCACATCCTCAACCTCATTCAG CTTATAGTGACAGCGCTGATTGGCTCAACAATCTTCCTACGGACAGAGATGATGCGTAGCAATTTAATTGATGGAGGAATTTATATGGGGGCTTTATTCTTCGATGTAGTTGCGGTTACTTTTAACGGATTGGCAGAACTTGCCATGACAATTTTTAAGCTTCCTGTCTTCTACAAACAAAAGAACCTACTATTTTTTCCAGCATGGGCATATGCTCTTCCATTATGGATTCTCAAGATACCAGTCACAACCATAGAAGTTGGAGTTTGGGTATTTATCACTTATTATGTCATGGGATTGGATCCTCAAATTCATAG GTTTTTCAAGCAGTACCTTGTGCTCTTTTTCACTAACCAAATGGCCTCTGCATTATTTCGACTGGCTGCAGCATTGGCTAGAGACTTGATTGCTGCTACTACATTTGGATCATTTATACTGCTAATACTTTTTGCAAATTCTGGCTTTGTTCTATCAAGAG ATGCCATAAAGAAATGGTGGATTTGGGGTTACTGGATATCGCCTATGATGTATGGACAGAATGCAGTTGCTGTGAATGAATTTCTTGGGGAGAGCTGGAGTCAT CAATTTCCAAATTCCACGGAAACACTTGGGGTTGCAGTATTAAAATCCAAGGGCTTCTTCTCAGATGCCTACTGGTACTGGATAGGAGTAGGTGCATTAATTGGCTTCACATTACTATTCAATTTGGGAAATATAGTGGCTCTCACTTATCTGAACG CACTTCATAAACCTCAGGCTGTTAAATCAGTTAACCAAAGCACTGAAGATGATGACAGAAACAAAGAAACAATTCAAACCAATGCAG ATAGAGGAAATGATATTGGTAGAAGAATAACCTTAGTGGAGTCATTATTCATGAGGCCAGAAACTGCTGTTATGATCACTCATGAAAGGAGAAGAGGGATGATCCTTCCATTTGAACAACAATGCATTACCTTTGAAGATATTACATACTCAATAGGCGTGCCAAAG GAAATGAAAGACCAAGGTCTCGCCGATGAAAAATTGGTGCTACTGAAAAGTGTGAGTGGTGCTTTCAGACCTGGTGTTCTTACAGCTTTAATGGGGGTAAGTGGTGCTGGTAAAACCACTCTGATGGATGTGCTGGCTGGAAGGAAGACTGGTGGATATATAGAAggaaaaatcacaatttcagGGTATCCAAAGAAGCAGGAAACATTTGCTCGAATCTCAGGATATTGTGAGCAAAATGACATTCATTCTCCTCATGTTACTGTCTATGAATCCTTGCTCTACTCTGCATGGCTACGATTACCCCCAGAAGTGAACTCTGAAGCTAGGAAG ATGTTCATTGATGAAATCATGGAACTTATTGAACTAACCCCATTGAAAGGAGCTCTAGTTGGGTTGCCAGGTGTGAATGGTCTATCAACCGAGCAGCGTAAGAGATTAACTATAGCAGTTGAGTTGGTTGCAAACCCCTCCATTATATTCATGGATGAACCAACTTCGGGGCTAGATGCAAGAGCTGCTGCAATTGTCATGAGAACTGTTAGGAAAACAGTTGACACAGGAAGAACAGTTGTATGCACCATACATCAGCCTAGCATCGATATATTTGAAGGTTTTGATGAG TTGTTCCTATTAAAGCCAGGAGGGCAAGAGATTTACGTGGGGCCACTGGGTCACCATTCATGCCATCTGATCAAGTATTTTCAG GGAATCAATGGAGTCAGTAAAATTAAACCTGGTTACAATCCAGCTGCCTGGATGTTAGATATTACCTCTCCAGGACATGAAGTGGCTTTGGGGATTGATTTTGCTGATCTATACAAGAAATCAGACTTATACAA GAGAAATAAAGAGCTTATAAAAAAACTGAGCACACCTGCTCCGGGTTCAAAGGATCTCAGCTTTCGTACTCGCTATTCAAAGTCATTTTTCTCTCAGTTGAAGGTTTGCTTGTGGAAACAACATTTCTCATATTGGCGTAACCCACAGTACACTGCTGTAAGATTTTTTGTGACAATAATCATTTCCTTGATGTTTGGGACAATGTATTGGGATCTTGGCGCTAAGAG GGCAAAGCAGCAAGATTTGCTTAATTCAATGGGATCTATGTATTCTGCTGTTCTCTTCCTCGGTATTCTAAATTCTAATTCTGTGCAGCCAGTAGTGACCATTGAGCGAACAGTGTTTTACAGGGAAAGAGCTGCTGGCATGTATTCGGCCATGCCCTATGCATTAGCACAG GTCCTAATTGAGCTCCCATATGCTTTTCAACAAGCACTAACCTATGGTGTTATCGTTTACACAATGATGGGATTTGAACTCACTCTCATCAAATTCTTCTGGTATTTGTTCTACATGTACTTCACCTTATTGTACTTCACCTTCTATGGCATGATGGCAGTGGCTATGACACCAAACTACCACATTGCCGGTATCAGTTCATCAGCATTCTATGGAGTGTGGAACCTCTTCGCAGGATTTGTTATCCCTTTAAAG AAAATTCCTTCTTGGTGGAGCTGGTATTATTGGGCATGTCCAGTTTCCTGGACTCTGTATGGAATGCTTACATCACAATATGGAGATGTAAAGGACAGACTTGACATAGGTATAACAGTAGAAGAATTTTTGAGTGACTATTTTGGATTCAGGCATGATTTTCTGGGCGTCGTCGCATGTGCAGTTATTGGTTTTACCTTGCTTTTTGCATCAGTCTTTGCCATTTCCATTAAGCTGCTTAACTTCCAAAGAAGATAG
- the LOC123217995 gene encoding probable 2-oxoglutarate-dependent dioxygenase AOP1: MGCEILPKIPVLDFSKKDLEPGTISWLKTCNEVRQALEEYGCFIMKYNNFPSKLRFEVFDCLKDLFDLPTETKMKNRYEKPLSGYVGQILELPLHESMGIDDATSLQATENFANVMWPQGNDHFSKTVHAYAQLAAELDQMVTRMVFESYGLEKYCDSYTKSITYLLRILKNRAPKGDEPNLGFVTHTDKSFTTILHQNQINGLEIDTTDGQKINIDFSSPSSFVVIAGDAFMAWSNDRIHSPSHRVIMKGEVDRYSLALFSFSNGMVQVPDELVDEEHPLQYKPFEHLGLLRFFRTDEGYKAKCPIKAYCGV; the protein is encoded by the exons atGGGTTGCGAAATTTTGCCCAAGATTCCCGTTCTTGATTTTTCCAAGAAAGACTTGGAGCCCGGAACAATTTCTTGGCTCAAAACTTGTAATGAAGTTCGACAAGCACTTGAAGAGTATGGCTGTTTCATAATGAAGTACAATAACTTTCCATCAAAACTTCGCTTTGAAGTTTTTGATTGCTTAAAAGACTTGTTTGATCTCCCCActgaaacaaaaatgaaaaatagatatGAAAAACCCTTAAGTGGTTACGTTGGCCAAATTCTTGAACTTCCTCTCCATGAAAGCATGGGCATCGATGATGCAACTTCTCTACAAGCAACTGAAAACTTCGCAAATGTCATGTGGCCTCAAGGAAATGATCATTTCAG TAAAACTGTGCATGCATATGCACAGCTAGCAGCGGAATTAGATCAAATGGTGACAAGAATGGTGTTTGAAAGCTATGGCTTGGAGAAATACTGTGATTCCTACACCAAGTCAATCACTTACCTTCTTCGAATCTTGAAAAATAGAGCCCCTAAAGGTGATGAACCTAATCTAGGTTTTGTCACTCACACTGACAAGAGCTTCACCACTAtccttcatcaaaatcaaatcaatggcCTCGAGATTGACACGACGGACGGCCAGAAGATTAATATTGACTTTTCATCACCTTCATCATTTGTGGTCATTGCTGGAGATGCGTTCATG GCGTGGAGCAATGACAGGATTCACTCGCCGAGCCATCGAGTGATAATGAAAGGGGAGGTTGACAGATACTCTCTTGCGCTGTTTTCATTCAGCAATGGAATGGTGCAAGTTCCTGACGAGCTTGTTGATGAAGAACACCCTTTGCAATACAAACCCTTTGAGCATCTGGGGCTGCTGCGTTTCTTTCGCACAGATGAGGGCTACAAAGCCAAGTGCCCCATCAAAGCTTACTGTGGTGTTTAA
- the LOC123218083 gene encoding probable 2-oxoglutarate-dependent dioxygenase AOP1 produces MDSQSQPKIPVIDMSNERLKPDTSVWQSASKEIRNAFEEFGCFEAIYRKVPLELHNYVFATAAELFDLSTEIKMKNKSSKTYFDYFGQYASLPLYESLAIDNPTSLESTQSFTNLMWPSGNQHFCESAHSYAQLGVELEKMVIKMLCESYGLDNKHYEAYIESVNYLLRYFKYRTPEANESTVGLNPHTDKTLISTIHQSHIKGLQIKTKDDEWIDVEPSPSSFLVMAGDVLMAWSNDRIRPCWHKVTMIGSERRISMGLFSFISGTVNIPEEFADDNRPLRYKPFSHFGYLRFNSEAESKGLSCSIKDYCGI; encoded by the exons ATGGATTCGCAATCACAGCCCAAGATCCCTGTTATAGATATGTCAAACGAAAGATTGAAGCCAGACACAAGCGTCTGGCAATCTGCATCCAAAGAAATAAGGAATGCATTTGAAGAGTTCGGGTGTTTTGAAGCGATTTACCGCAAAGTTCCTTTGGAACTTCACAATTATGTCTTTGCCACAGCTGCAGAATTATTTGATCTCTCGACTGAGATCAAAATGAAGAACAAAAGCAGTAAGACGTACTTCGATTATTTCGGACAGTATGCTTCCCTTCCACTCTATGAATCCTTGGCCATTGATAATCCAACCAGCCTTGAATCAACTCAAAGTTTCACCAACCTCATGTGGCCCTCCGGAAATCAACATTTCTG TGAAAGTGCTCATTCCTACGCGCAACTAGGGGTGGAGTTAGAAAAAATGGTCATAAAAATGCTATGTGAAAGCTATGGGCTTGATAATAAGCATTATGAAGCTTATATTGAGTCAGTTAATTATCTTCTTCGTTACTTCAAATATCGAACTCCAGAGGCGAACGAGTCGACGGTGGGATTAAACCCCCACACAGACAAAACCTTGATATCCACAATCCATCAGAGCCATATTAAAGGTTTGCAGATCAAAACCAAGGACGATGAATGGATCGATGTTGAGCCTTCGCCTTCATCTTTTCTTGTCATGGCGGGCGATGTACTCATG gCATGGAGTAATGACAGAATACGACCTTGTTGGCATAAAGTTACCATGATTGGAAGCGAAAGGAGAATATCGATGGGACTATTTTCTTTCATCAGTGGCACAGTAAATATACCTGAGGAGTTTGCAGATGACAATAGGCCCTTACGGTATAAGCCATTTAGTCATTTTGGGTATCTTCGTTTCAATTCTGAGGCAGAATCTAAAGGATTGTCTTGTTCTATCAAAGACTATTGTggtatttga